From Halorubrum salinarum, the proteins below share one genomic window:
- a CDS encoding DoxX family protein, with the protein MTDADRTRAETEADAPLEAERSLAPLMGATYVVAGIAHFLIPERFAEAIPPSFPRPVGLVYLSGIAEVLLGIGVAIPRTRRASAWGIVALLVAVFPANVHLARSETLNDLVPEPLVSPARLAAWVRLPFQGVLIGWALRYARADEPESAAAEA; encoded by the coding sequence ATGACCGACGCAGACCGAACGCGCGCCGAGACCGAAGCGGACGCCCCCCTCGAAGCCGAGCGGTCGCTCGCGCCGCTGATGGGCGCGACGTACGTCGTCGCCGGGATCGCGCACTTCCTGATCCCGGAGCGATTCGCCGAGGCGATCCCGCCGTCCTTCCCGCGGCCGGTCGGGCTGGTCTACCTCTCCGGGATCGCAGAGGTACTCCTCGGGATCGGCGTCGCGATCCCGCGGACGCGACGCGCCTCGGCGTGGGGGATCGTCGCCCTCCTCGTCGCGGTGTTCCCCGCCAACGTCCACCTCGCCCGGAGCGAGACGCTGAACGACCTCGTCCCGGAGCCGCTCGTCTCCCCGGCCCGGCTCGCGGCTTGGGTCCGGCTACCGTTTCAGGGCGTGCTGATCGGGTGGGCGCTGCGCTACGCGCGCGCCGACGAGCCCGAGTCGGCGGCGGCGGAGGCGTGA
- a CDS encoding site-2 protease family protein, whose translation MNTLFWVLTGVLAYSAVAMWLRNRGVLPDAFRVSGPVLTLRTLRGRAFLGRLAAPKRFWRAVANLGLGGALVAMVASFALILSSARSAFSTAQPSAIQQPQNFLIIPGVNDFLPLSVAPEIVAGLAGAMVVHEGAHGLLCRVEDIDIESMGLVFFALLPVGAFVEPDEEATQEASRGARARMFAAGVTANTVLTIVVFALLFGPVVGAISPAPGYAVGEVNPGSPAAAADLSQGDRIVEVAGAPVETGAEFEAAIADAGESVALTVDDGDARETVTVDRELQVVGSAGGNPLGVTIEGAPVTIAAVNGEAVATESAFYDAVGGDERAALTVTGNASVLDQVRDAPGAENASGVETADGEGAVTVPDVLIGAYVVGVQEGGPIHDAGAALGEPLTIVSVDGERVVDNEALSAVLGERDPGETVPVTVYDADGEQATHEVELDPHPSRDGGFIGVSVFPGTSGLALDDVGVTEYPAGAYLELLGGDGGEAADGVPLGGVTQSPLGLVFVALILPLGSLFGLPFNFAGFTGDLTNFFVVEGPLAALGGGAFLLANLLFWSGWINIQLALFNCLPAFPLDGGRILRMVAEAVISRVPISDRHAAVRTITVSSGLVMLAGLIAMIFGNQILTALGLI comes from the coding sequence ATGAACACGCTGTTCTGGGTGCTCACCGGGGTCCTCGCCTACTCCGCGGTCGCGATGTGGCTGCGGAACCGGGGGGTCCTGCCGGACGCGTTCAGGGTCTCCGGTCCGGTGTTGACCCTCCGGACGCTCCGCGGGCGCGCCTTCCTCGGCCGACTGGCTGCGCCGAAGCGGTTCTGGCGCGCGGTCGCCAACCTCGGGCTCGGGGGCGCCCTGGTGGCGATGGTGGCGTCGTTCGCGCTCATCCTCTCGTCGGCGCGGTCGGCGTTCTCGACCGCGCAGCCGTCCGCGATCCAGCAGCCGCAGAACTTCCTCATCATCCCCGGCGTCAACGACTTCCTCCCGCTGTCGGTCGCGCCCGAGATCGTCGCCGGGCTCGCCGGCGCGATGGTCGTCCACGAGGGCGCGCACGGGCTCCTCTGCCGGGTCGAGGACATCGACATCGAGTCGATGGGACTGGTCTTCTTCGCGCTGCTCCCGGTCGGCGCGTTCGTCGAGCCGGACGAGGAGGCGACGCAGGAGGCCTCCCGCGGCGCCCGCGCCCGGATGTTCGCGGCCGGCGTCACCGCGAACACGGTCCTGACGATCGTCGTCTTCGCGCTCCTGTTCGGGCCCGTCGTCGGCGCCATCTCGCCCGCGCCCGGCTACGCGGTCGGCGAGGTGAACCCCGGCTCGCCGGCGGCCGCCGCCGACCTCTCGCAGGGCGACCGGATCGTCGAGGTGGCGGGCGCGCCGGTCGAGACGGGCGCCGAGTTCGAGGCCGCGATCGCCGACGCCGGCGAGTCCGTCGCGCTCACCGTCGACGACGGCGACGCCCGCGAGACGGTGACGGTCGACCGCGAGCTACAGGTGGTCGGCTCCGCCGGCGGCAACCCCCTCGGCGTGACGATCGAGGGCGCTCCCGTCACGATCGCGGCCGTCAACGGCGAGGCGGTCGCGACCGAGTCGGCGTTCTACGACGCGGTCGGCGGCGACGAGCGCGCGGCGCTGACGGTGACCGGCAACGCGAGCGTCCTCGACCAGGTCCGCGACGCGCCGGGTGCCGAGAACGCCTCCGGGGTCGAAACCGCCGACGGCGAGGGGGCCGTCACCGTCCCCGACGTGCTGATCGGCGCGTACGTCGTCGGCGTCCAGGAAGGCGGCCCGATCCACGACGCGGGCGCGGCGCTCGGCGAGCCGCTGACGATCGTCTCGGTGGACGGCGAGCGCGTCGTCGACAACGAGGCGCTCTCGGCCGTCCTCGGCGAGCGCGACCCGGGCGAGACCGTCCCCGTCACCGTCTACGACGCTGACGGCGAGCAGGCGACGCACGAGGTGGAGCTCGACCCCCATCCGAGCCGCGACGGCGGCTTCATCGGCGTCAGCGTCTTCCCCGGAACGAGCGGGCTCGCGCTCGACGACGTGGGCGTCACGGAGTACCCCGCCGGCGCGTACCTCGAACTGCTCGGCGGCGACGGCGGGGAGGCCGCTGACGGCGTCCCGCTCGGCGGAGTCACCCAGTCCCCGCTCGGCTTGGTGTTCGTCGCGCTCATCCTCCCGCTCGGCAGCCTCTTCGGGCTCCCGTTCAACTTCGCGGGGTTCACCGGCGACCTGACCAACTTCTTCGTCGTCGAGGGCCCGCTCGCGGCGCTCGGCGGCGGCGCCTTCCTGCTCGCGAACCTCCTCTTCTGGTCGGGGTGGATCAACATCCAGCTTGCGCTGTTCAACTGCCTCCCCGCGTTCCCGCTCGACGGCGGCCGCATCCTCCGGATGGTCGCCGAGGCCGTGATCAGCCGGGTCCCGATCAGCGACCGGCACGCCGCGGTGCGGACGATCACGGTCTCGTCCGGGCTCGTCATGCTCGCCGGCCTGATCGCGATGATCTTCGGCAACCAGATCCTCACCGCGCTCGGCCTGATCTGA
- a CDS encoding ornithine cyclodeaminase encodes MTHSRTVELEGHIIDSGTMQRCFGAVMDLGGSFDVERFDVGKHETEESYCRLTVSADDPETLRDILHELHQNGAVLEDPSEVELVAAPADKVVPPNFYSTTNHPTEVLYDGEWIDVERIEMDCALVVDPEPGADAGEGPRAYTKTLNAVEEGDLVATDQSGIRVNPPERPRSGGGAFGFMQGGVSAERPSESTIREVAEELRAVKDEGGEVMVVAGPAVIHSGAGDALADLVAAGYVDALSAGNGFATHDLERSIYGTSLGMNVETLEHPRKGHKHHIWTISEIIRVGGIGAAVAEGIVTEGVMYECVENDVDTVLAGSVRDDGPLPDTITDAVEAQDAIREQAHEADLVIMLATLLHSVAVGNCLPSTTKTVCVDINPATVTQLLDRGSAQAIGMVTDIGTFVPTLAEFVLEGEGA; translated from the coding sequence ATGACCCACTCGCGGACCGTCGAACTCGAAGGTCACATCATCGACAGCGGGACGATGCAGCGCTGCTTCGGCGCGGTGATGGACCTCGGCGGCTCCTTCGACGTCGAGCGGTTCGACGTCGGGAAACACGAGACCGAGGAGTCGTACTGCCGCCTGACCGTCTCCGCGGACGACCCCGAGACGCTGCGGGACATCCTCCACGAGCTCCACCAGAACGGCGCGGTGCTCGAGGACCCCTCCGAGGTGGAGCTCGTCGCGGCGCCCGCGGACAAGGTCGTCCCGCCGAACTTCTACTCGACGACGAACCACCCGACCGAGGTGTTGTACGACGGCGAGTGGATCGACGTCGAGCGGATCGAGATGGACTGCGCGCTGGTGGTCGACCCGGAGCCGGGGGCGGACGCCGGCGAGGGCCCGCGCGCCTACACCAAGACCCTCAACGCCGTCGAGGAGGGCGACCTCGTCGCGACGGACCAGTCCGGGATCCGTGTGAACCCGCCCGAGCGCCCGCGGAGCGGCGGCGGCGCGTTCGGATTCATGCAGGGCGGCGTCTCCGCGGAGCGCCCCTCGGAGTCGACGATCCGCGAGGTCGCCGAGGAGCTGCGCGCGGTGAAAGACGAGGGCGGCGAGGTGATGGTCGTCGCGGGGCCGGCCGTGATCCACTCCGGCGCGGGCGACGCGCTCGCCGACCTCGTCGCCGCGGGCTACGTGGACGCGCTCTCGGCCGGCAACGGGTTCGCCACCCACGACCTGGAGCGGTCCATCTACGGCACCTCGCTCGGGATGAACGTCGAGACGCTCGAACACCCCCGGAAGGGCCACAAACACCACATCTGGACCATCTCCGAGATAATCCGGGTGGGCGGCATCGGGGCCGCCGTGGCGGAGGGAATCGTCACGGAGGGGGTGATGTACGAGTGCGTCGAGAACGACGTCGACACCGTCCTCGCGGGGTCGGTCCGCGACGACGGCCCGCTCCCGGACACGATCACCGACGCGGTCGAGGCGCAGGACGCGATCCGCGAGCAGGCCCACGAGGCCGACCTCGTGATCATGCTCGCCACGCTGCTCCACTCCGTCGCGGTCGGCAACTGCCTCCCCTCGACGACCAAGACCGTCTGCGTCGACATCAACCCCGCCACCGTCACCCAGTTGCTCGACCGCGGCTCGGCGCAGGCGATCGGGATGGTCACCGACATCGGCACCTTCGTCCCGACGCTGGCGGAGTTCGTGCTGGAGGGGGAGGGCGCATGA
- a CDS encoding GNAT family N-acetyltransferase — MSPEIRPYDRERDADGLYELKIAFERGLGENTGGDGKAAAYEGKLTDAYRERWLDWVDRCVADDDRCVTVAVEGEGESGTPGDGALVGYAFVLPERLSMVWDAAVLNELFVAPEHRGTGVADDLLDAALALGADQDLPLDRLVLDVDPANERAKGFYNRRGFEPWGEMVARPLDDA; from the coding sequence ATGAGTCCCGAGATCCGCCCCTACGACCGCGAGCGAGACGCCGACGGCCTGTACGAACTGAAGATCGCCTTCGAGCGCGGCCTCGGCGAGAACACGGGCGGCGACGGGAAGGCGGCCGCCTACGAGGGGAAACTCACGGACGCCTACCGCGAGCGCTGGCTCGACTGGGTCGACCGCTGCGTCGCGGACGACGACCGGTGCGTGACCGTCGCGGTCGAGGGTGAGGGCGAGAGCGGGACGCCGGGCGACGGTGCCCTCGTCGGCTACGCGTTCGTGCTCCCCGAGCGACTGTCGATGGTCTGGGACGCCGCGGTGCTGAACGAGCTGTTCGTCGCCCCCGAGCACCGCGGGACCGGCGTCGCCGACGACCTGCTGGACGCCGCGCTTGCGCTCGGCGCCGATCAGGACCTCCCGCTCGACCGGCTGGTCCTCGACGTCGACCCCGCGAACGAGCGCGCGAAGGGGTTCTACAACCGCCGCGGCTTCGAGCCGTGGGGCGAGATGGTCGCGAGACCGCTGGACGACGCCTGA
- a CDS encoding Gfo/Idh/MocA family protein codes for MIQIGIVGCGVIGNRLAAAIDDHDRYELAAACDLDADRAASLAADHGTDRTATTTDHAALVETDGLDAVYVGVPPLAHREVVADALAAGKHVICEKPIAADAETGRELVGLAEETDRVTAVNLPFRYTPGFVRLREAVAAGEVGDPRRVELRFRFPQWPREWQDVAWLESREQGGPLREVGTHFLFGVQELFGPIETVSADVGYSGPDAYEDEVVGTFRADGVRGTIDLLCDHEGEEENSVTVVGDEASLSLTEWYRLVRDRGREGEETLVDERGDTVRALLTEFASAVEGEGGDLVSFAEATRVQEVLDAIHASDGDRVRPGTGGDAP; via the coding sequence GTGATACAGATCGGGATCGTCGGCTGCGGCGTGATCGGGAACCGCCTCGCGGCCGCGATAGACGACCACGACCGGTACGAACTGGCGGCCGCCTGCGACCTCGACGCCGACCGCGCGGCGTCGCTCGCGGCCGACCACGGCACCGACCGCACCGCGACGACGACCGACCACGCCGCGCTCGTCGAGACCGACGGCCTCGACGCGGTGTACGTCGGCGTGCCGCCGCTCGCGCACCGCGAGGTGGTCGCCGACGCGCTCGCGGCCGGCAAGCACGTGATCTGCGAGAAGCCCATCGCGGCCGATGCGGAGACCGGCCGCGAACTCGTCGGGCTGGCCGAGGAGACCGACCGCGTCACGGCCGTGAACCTCCCGTTCCGCTACACGCCGGGGTTCGTCCGGCTGCGGGAGGCGGTCGCCGCGGGCGAGGTCGGCGACCCGCGCCGCGTCGAACTCCGGTTCCGGTTCCCGCAGTGGCCCCGCGAGTGGCAGGACGTGGCCTGGTTGGAGTCGCGCGAGCAGGGCGGCCCGCTGCGCGAGGTCGGGACCCACTTCCTGTTCGGCGTCCAGGAGCTGTTCGGCCCGATCGAGACCGTCTCTGCCGACGTGGGGTACTCGGGACCGGACGCCTACGAGGACGAGGTGGTCGGGACCTTCCGGGCCGACGGCGTTCGGGGGACGATCGACCTGCTCTGCGACCACGAGGGCGAGGAGGAGAACAGCGTCACGGTCGTCGGCGACGAGGCGTCGCTGTCGCTGACGGAGTGGTACCGCCTCGTCCGGGACCGCGGGCGCGAGGGCGAGGAGACGCTCGTCGACGAACGGGGCGACACCGTGCGCGCGCTCCTGACGGAGTTCGCGAGCGCGGTCGAGGGAGAGGGCGGCGACCTCGTCTCGTTCGCCGAGGCGACGCGCGTCCAGGAGGTGCTCGACGCGATTCACGCGTCGGACGGCGACCGCGTCCGCCCGGGGACGGGCGGCGACGCGCCGTAG
- a CDS encoding universal stress protein has product MSYLVATDGSTESDEAVRYAARQAVAFYETLEIAHVLTPDSELVDGTIVLPGEEAAVEAGQGVLESARSIAEEAADEPITVETQLLTGRPADAITEYAAEEPVDAIYVGHRGLSEEREQVVGSVAKSIVDKADVPVTVIR; this is encoded by the coding sequence ATGAGCTACCTCGTTGCGACCGACGGGTCGACGGAGAGCGACGAAGCCGTCCGGTACGCGGCGCGGCAGGCGGTCGCGTTCTACGAGACGCTCGAGATCGCCCACGTCCTGACGCCGGACTCGGAGCTGGTCGACGGCACGATCGTCCTCCCCGGCGAGGAGGCCGCCGTCGAGGCCGGGCAGGGCGTCTTAGAGAGCGCCCGGAGCATCGCCGAGGAGGCGGCCGACGAGCCGATCACGGTGGAGACGCAGCTCCTCACGGGCCGGCCGGCGGACGCGATCACCGAGTACGCGGCCGAGGAGCCGGTCGACGCGATCTACGTCGGCCACCGCGGGCTCTCGGAGGAGCGCGAACAGGTCGTCGGCAGCGTCGCGAAGAGCATCGTCGACAAAGCCGACGTGCCCGTGACGGTGATCCGGTAG
- a CDS encoding sulfurtransferase: MSEDVLVTADWVEERLDTFQDDDSDHRLVEINNPTVTDESEYTPYEEGHIPGALNFEWDEVFTDETERDIVSKEDFAARNGEGGIDADTTVVVYGGGRVPNWFALFGYWIYKYYGHDDIRVIDGGKGYWVDNDYPLSTEEPDFTPREYEARGPFESVRAYKDDIDKAIEEGIPMVDVRSPEEFSGEVIAPEGLNETAQRGGHIPGASNVPIGTTLNEDGTFKSADELRELYGDAGVDGDESTITYCRVGERSSIEWFLLHELLGYDDVRNYDGSWTEWGNLVGAPIETGE; encoded by the coding sequence ATGTCTGAAGACGTACTCGTCACGGCGGACTGGGTCGAAGAGCGACTCGACACCTTCCAGGACGACGACTCCGATCACCGGCTCGTCGAGATCAACAACCCGACCGTCACCGACGAGTCGGAGTACACGCCCTACGAGGAGGGCCACATCCCCGGCGCGCTCAACTTCGAGTGGGACGAGGTCTTCACCGATGAGACGGAGCGCGACATCGTCTCGAAGGAGGACTTCGCGGCCCGGAACGGCGAGGGCGGCATCGACGCCGACACGACGGTCGTCGTGTACGGCGGCGGCCGCGTTCCGAACTGGTTCGCGCTGTTCGGCTACTGGATCTACAAGTACTACGGTCACGACGACATCCGCGTGATCGACGGCGGGAAGGGGTACTGGGTCGACAACGACTACCCGCTCTCGACCGAGGAGCCCGACTTCACGCCCCGCGAGTACGAGGCCCGCGGTCCCTTCGAGAGCGTCCGCGCCTACAAGGACGACATCGACAAGGCGATCGAGGAGGGAATCCCGATGGTCGACGTGCGCTCCCCCGAGGAGTTCTCCGGCGAGGTCATCGCGCCGGAGGGGCTCAACGAGACCGCCCAGCGCGGCGGCCACATCCCCGGGGCGAGCAACGTGCCGATCGGCACCACGCTGAACGAGGACGGGACGTTCAAAAGTGCGGACGAGCTCCGCGAGCTGTACGGCGACGCCGGCGTCGACGGCGACGAGTCGACGATTACCTACTGCCGCGTCGGCGAGCGCTCGTCGATCGAGTGGTTCCTCCTCCACGAGCTGCTCGGCTACGACGACGTCCGCAACTACGACGGCTCGTGGACCGAGTGGGGCAACCTCGTCGGCGCGCCGATCGAGACCGGCGAGTAA
- a CDS encoding universal stress protein, protein MAPSHVLVPLDGSPLAVDALDDALELFDCRVTVLNVVTPLDAPMSEGGILGADEDRRESARDRADRIVDRATDRAAESDRRVETAVRTGDPAAAILEYVDAHDVDRVVMGGHGGERGRVARRLLGTVATSVVGDAPVTVTVVR, encoded by the coding sequence ATGGCACCGTCTCACGTCCTCGTCCCCCTCGACGGGTCGCCGCTCGCCGTCGACGCCCTCGACGACGCGCTCGAACTCTTCGACTGTCGAGTGACCGTCCTGAACGTGGTGACCCCGCTCGACGCGCCGATGAGCGAGGGCGGGATCCTCGGCGCCGACGAGGACCGCCGCGAGAGCGCGCGCGACCGGGCCGACCGAATCGTCGACCGAGCGACGGACCGCGCCGCCGAGAGCGACCGCCGCGTCGAGACGGCGGTGCGGACGGGCGACCCGGCGGCGGCGATCTTGGAGTACGTCGACGCCCACGACGTCGACCGCGTCGTTATGGGCGGCCACGGCGGCGAGCGCGGCCGCGTCGCGAGGCGGCTCCTCGGCACCGTCGCGACGAGCGTGGTCGGCGACGCGCCCGTGACCGTGACGGTCGTGCGCTGA
- a CDS encoding inorganic phosphate transporter, translated as MVGVGFWALVALATLTSLATAWALGANSNSPPFAPAIGANAISTMRAAFLIGILAALGALTQGGAISETVGAGLIDGVQITSLAATAGLLTATGFMAFGVYTGYPVPAAFATTGAMVGVGLSLGGDPALATYRRIGLFWALVPPVSGGLAYLTATLLRRDDIPETVGVPLLAAVVGGIVANVRLGVIPSPPDAAQSSIAGFVARQVGAPTLVGVDPVAALVTLLAAAAWFAAVRRRTLASVEDGIRTFLLVLGSVVAFSSGGSQVGLATGPLENLYGVELGLPGIVLLSLGAAGILAGAWMGAPKLLQATSREYAQLGARRSIAALVPGFIIAQVAIGLGIPISFNNIIISGVIGGGLAGGSAGVSRRKIGVTLLFWGITLVASIAIGYGLYAAFTAVLGG; from the coding sequence GTGGTCGGCGTCGGCTTCTGGGCCCTCGTCGCCCTCGCGACGCTGACCAGCCTCGCTACCGCGTGGGCCCTCGGCGCGAACAGCAACTCGCCGCCGTTCGCCCCGGCGATCGGCGCCAACGCCATCTCGACGATGCGGGCGGCCTTCCTCATCGGGATCCTCGCCGCCCTCGGGGCGCTCACGCAGGGCGGGGCCATCTCCGAGACCGTCGGCGCGGGGCTGATCGACGGCGTCCAGATCACCTCGCTGGCGGCGACGGCGGGGCTGCTCACCGCGACCGGGTTCATGGCCTTCGGCGTCTACACCGGCTACCCGGTCCCGGCGGCGTTCGCGACGACGGGCGCGATGGTCGGCGTCGGGCTCTCGCTCGGGGGCGACCCCGCCCTCGCAACCTACCGACGCATCGGGCTCTTCTGGGCGCTCGTGCCGCCGGTCTCCGGCGGGCTCGCGTACCTCACCGCAACCCTCCTCCGGCGCGACGACATCCCGGAGACGGTCGGGGTCCCGCTGCTCGCGGCCGTCGTCGGCGGGATCGTGGCCAACGTCCGGCTGGGCGTCATCCCCTCGCCCCCGGACGCGGCACAGAGTTCCATTGCGGGGTTCGTCGCGCGCCAAGTCGGGGCGCCGACGCTCGTCGGCGTCGACCCCGTGGCGGCGCTCGTGACGCTGCTCGCGGCCGCGGCGTGGTTCGCCGCCGTCCGGCGGCGGACGCTGGCGTCGGTCGAGGACGGCATCCGGACGTTCCTCCTCGTCCTCGGGAGCGTCGTCGCCTTCTCCAGCGGCGGGAGCCAGGTCGGGCTGGCGACCGGGCCGCTGGAGAACCTCTACGGCGTCGAGCTCGGCCTGCCGGGCATCGTGCTGCTCTCGCTCGGCGCCGCGGGCATCCTCGCCGGCGCGTGGATGGGGGCGCCGAAGCTGCTCCAGGCGACCTCGCGCGAGTACGCGCAGCTCGGCGCCCGGCGGTCGATCGCCGCGCTGGTCCCCGGGTTCATCATCGCGCAGGTAGCCATCGGGCTCGGGATCCCCATCTCGTTCAACAACATCATCATCTCGGGAGTCATCGGCGGCGGGCTCGCCGGCGGCTCCGCCGGCGTCTCACGGCGGAAGATCGGCGTCACGCTCCTCTTTTGGGGGATCACGCTCGTGGCGTCGATCGCGATCGGCTACGGGCTCTACGCGGCCTTCACCGCGGTGCTGGGCGGGTGA
- a CDS encoding S9 family peptidase, whose product MSDSDETDVLRELASLPTIASPRVSPDGETVALYYDETGRNELHLCDPSDGSLEQLSDGDVPRSVRAGFKWDPSGDRLYYHRDEAGDEQHDIWAMSLDGDSEPVVEMDGQIRLHDVGEDGETLLLGSSRDGQMNLYRHDVPSGETTKVTDYERAVAAGELSPDGDRIAYTTNETDAYENSDVYVADGDGSNPRNLEIGDVGAEAAPSDWGPDGDRLLVVDNTTDLGRAGIVDLADGVDDATVTWFGDGEFEESPSHFLDDGERFVASRMRGAVTVPVIYDAETGEGRELDFPAGVASVADGRLADDRLLAYRTTSSKRPELVAYDLDADATETLFDAEYGPFDPDDFVEPETVTFASDGVPETPARAVDHDPYEEFEIEGLLFDSGRRPSPLIVNPHGGPRHHDMRRFSYRVQFLLSRGYSVLQVNYRGSTGRGREFVQELYDDWGGAEQGDVATGAEYVLDEYDWLDEDRVAVYGGSYGGYSANWQMVQYPDLYAAGITWVGVSDLFDMYENTMPHFRTELMVKNLGEPDDNEAIYRERSPVNYVENVDAPLLIVHGVNDPRVPVSQARILREVLDDAGFVEGDDYEYEELGEEGHGSGDIDQKIRSLELLDDFLDRRIGAERTAVASLDD is encoded by the coding sequence ATGTCAGACTCAGACGAGACCGACGTACTGCGCGAACTCGCCTCGCTGCCGACGATCGCGAGTCCGCGCGTGTCCCCGGACGGAGAGACCGTCGCCCTCTACTACGACGAGACCGGCCGCAACGAGCTCCACCTCTGTGACCCGAGCGACGGGTCCTTAGAGCAGCTCAGCGACGGCGACGTTCCCCGGTCCGTCCGCGCCGGCTTCAAGTGGGACCCCAGCGGCGACCGCCTCTACTACCACCGCGACGAGGCTGGCGACGAGCAGCACGACATCTGGGCGATGTCGCTCGACGGCGACAGCGAGCCCGTCGTCGAGATGGACGGCCAGATCCGCCTCCACGACGTGGGCGAGGACGGCGAGACCCTCCTGCTCGGCTCCAGCCGCGACGGGCAGATGAACCTCTACCGCCACGACGTGCCGAGCGGCGAGACGACGAAGGTAACCGACTACGAGCGCGCCGTCGCGGCCGGTGAACTCTCCCCGGACGGCGACCGGATCGCGTACACGACCAACGAGACCGACGCCTACGAGAACAGCGACGTGTACGTCGCCGACGGCGACGGGTCGAACCCCCGGAACTTGGAGATCGGTGACGTGGGCGCCGAGGCCGCGCCCTCGGACTGGGGCCCCGACGGCGACCGGCTGCTCGTCGTCGACAACACGACTGACCTCGGTCGGGCCGGGATCGTCGACCTCGCCGACGGCGTCGACGACGCGACGGTGACGTGGTTCGGCGACGGCGAGTTCGAGGAGTCGCCGAGCCACTTCCTCGACGACGGCGAGCGGTTCGTCGCGAGCCGGATGCGCGGCGCCGTGACCGTCCCCGTGATCTACGACGCCGAGACCGGCGAGGGGCGCGAACTCGACTTCCCCGCCGGCGTCGCCAGCGTGGCCGACGGCCGCCTCGCGGACGACCGCCTGCTCGCGTACCGGACCACGTCGAGCAAGCGGCCGGAACTGGTCGCGTACGACCTCGACGCTGACGCCACGGAGACGCTGTTCGACGCGGAGTACGGCCCGTTCGACCCGGACGACTTCGTCGAGCCCGAGACGGTGACGTTCGCCTCCGACGGCGTCCCCGAGACGCCGGCGCGCGCGGTCGACCACGACCCATACGAGGAGTTCGAGATCGAGGGACTGCTGTTCGACTCCGGCCGACGCCCCTCGCCGCTGATCGTCAACCCCCACGGCGGGCCGCGACACCACGACATGCGGCGGTTCAGCTACCGCGTCCAGTTCCTGCTGTCGCGCGGCTACTCGGTCCTCCAGGTGAACTACCGCGGCTCCACGGGACGCGGCCGGGAGTTCGTCCAGGAGCTGTACGACGACTGGGGCGGCGCCGAGCAGGGCGACGTGGCGACCGGCGCCGAGTACGTCCTCGACGAGTACGACTGGCTCGACGAGGACCGCGTCGCCGTCTACGGGGGCTCCTACGGCGGCTACTCCGCGAACTGGCAGATGGTCCAGTACCCGGACCTGTACGCCGCGGGGATCACCTGGGTCGGCGTCAGCGACCTGTTCGACATGTACGAGAACACCATGCCCCACTTCCGGACGGAGCTCATGGTGAAGAACCTCGGCGAGCCGGACGACAACGAGGCGATCTACCGCGAGCGCAGCCCGGTGAACTACGTCGAGAACGTCGACGCCCCGCTGCTGATCGTCCACGGCGTCAACGACCCGCGGGTGCCGGTCTCGCAGGCGCGCATCCTCCGGGAGGTGCTCGACGACGCCGGATTCGTGGAGGGCGACGACTACGAGTACGAGGAGCTCGGCGAGGAGGGCCACGGCTCGGGCGACATCGACCAGAAGATCCGCTCGCTGGAGCTGCTCGACGACTTCCTCGACCGCCGGATCGGCGCGGAGCGGACCGCGGTCGCGTCGCTCGACGACTGA